One region of Streptomyces leeuwenhoekii genomic DNA includes:
- a CDS encoding type I polyketide synthase: MSNEQKLREYLRRVTTDLQRAQRELRDAEAVAREPIAIVGMAGRFPGGAGTPEGLWELVRDGREALTDFPADRGWDLDRLSDPDPATPGTTYLTRGGFLPDAGHFDAEFFGISPREALAMDPQQRLLLEASWEALESARIDPASLRGSSAGVFVGVIPQEYMPRAGETPEELEGFVLTGGTTSVASGRIAYVLGLLGPAVTLDTACSSSLVSVHLAEQSLRSGECEIALAGGATVMAGPSVFVEFSRQRGLARDGRCKAFAAGADGTGFSEGVGVLVLARLSEARRRGLPVLAVIRGSAVNSDGASNGLTAPNGPSQQRVIRQALANAALAPADIDVVEGHGTGTRLGDPIEAQALLATYGQSRPEGRPLLLGSLKSNIGHTQAAAGVAGVIKLVMAMRHGVVPRTLHVDEPTPAVDWSAGSVELVTEARPWPETGRPRRAAVSSFGISGTNAHLILEQAPEEQASQSGPGPAREPGPEPAPESVPEPAAVPVPVVVSGRSVGALRGLAGRLVSLVEGGVPLGDVGLSLAVSRSVFEHRGVVVAAGREELVSGLRVLAGGGSGAGVVSGVAGEGRTAFLFTGQGAQRAGMGRELYEVFPVFASAFDEVCAGFGGLLPGSLREVVFGGRGLDETGWTQPALFAVEVALFRLVESWGVRPDFVTGHSVGELAAAHVAGVLSLGDACRVVAARGRLMQALPSGGVMVAVEAGEAEVAEVLRGRESRVGIAAVNGPSSVVVSGAAEVVAEVVAVLRRRGCRTRRLSVSHAFHSPLMDPVVEEFASVVGAVELAEPVIAMAGGEGVCSARYWAEHVRRPVRFADHVAWLRERGVTRFVEVGPEGVLSALGPQSAPDAVFVALQQREGSQVRGVLTGLARLHAVGHTVDWSRLFAGTGAALVDLPTYPFQHQPYWLPQASSGDVVAAGQTAASHPMLDAVVRVAGADEVVFTGRLTARTHTWITEHELGGRALVPGTALIDMALWAGDETGCAGVTEMVVTAPLVIPGTGGVRIQLVVKEPGDTGHRPFAIHSCRDDDQEWTCHATGTLAPSAPQPRFDLSQWPPPGARPVPTDGFYDRLAEHGYVYGPTFRGLRTLWRRDGSAGAEFFAEVALPDGTDTARFGIHPALFDAAIHPRVVAAIADAGDDFTLLLPFVWNGISLYATGASSLRVRVLIGDESEGGTSCEVQLADDRGRPVAEVRSVEARPVSAAPQETAGSLFAVDWTPVEVGPQGPAGRWALLGTHDPALGEALGADHRETLAEAAGADVLVVLPTAERDGDVLAAVHDTAAETLDLVRAWLADDRFLSSRLLAVTRGAVATGEEGAADAAPDLAGAAVWGLLRSAQSEHPGRIVLADIDDDPASLAVLPAVPASGHDQVAVRAGAVLVPRLAPLPASDTAGPEPDPDGTVLVTGGTGALGALFARHLVAHHGVTRLLLTSRRGPDAPGAQDLAAELTALGATVRIAACDAADRTALAALLDTVPPQHPLTGVVHTAGVLDDGIVTALTPDRLATVLRPKADAAWHLHELTRDHPLTMFVLFSSLAGTLGNPGQANYSAANHVLDALAQHRHAHGLPAVSLGWGLWSAEGGMQAGATEAGHLRHTGMRPLDARAGTALFDRALALNRPVTLPARLDLRTLRAGPAPVPAMLRGPAGRPARRVVRPGSGDAGSPAEWLAALPRHERQERIADLVRTEVAAVLGFGAGERISGTLPFRELGFDSLTAVELRNRLAETTGLRLSPGVVFDHPTVPALAEHLLSELSGDLPDPAAAPAAGPGGDDEPVAIVGMACRFPGGAGTPEALWRLVADGVDAISEMPDDRGWDIERLWDPDPDKPGTFYPRAGGFVYDAAEFDAGFFGISPREALAMDPQQRLLLETSWEALENGGIDPQSLRGSDTGVYTGLTAQEYGTGADAAEAGAEGYLLTGSTTSFGSGRISYTLGLEGPTMSIDTACSSALVSVHLAAGALRGGECSLALAGGATVMAQPIGFIEFSRQRTLAPDSRSKAFAESADGTGWSEGVGVFVLERLSDARRNGHPVLAVLRGSAVNSDGASNGLTAPNGPSQQRVIRQALANAGLAPSEVDLLEAHGTGTRLGDPIEAEALMATYGRDRPAGRPLWLGSVKSNIGHTQHAAGAGGLIKAVMALRHGLMPKTLHVDKPTSAVDWSSGAVELLTEARPWPELDRPRRAAVSAFGMSGTNAHVIVEEAPDEPAPSPAAVSLPVVPWVLSAKSPQALRAQATRLLALVDSGTAPDPLDIGYSLATRTVFDHRAVLVTGGGAQALTGLRAIAEGEAPAAADGRTAYLFTGRPADGFHRDLYAASPVYAEAFDDLLAGLGTQGEEVTALAAEVALFRLLESWGVAFGCVAGTGIGEAAAAYVAGALPAADAGRLVTAGERAGVTCAAPRIPVVSLRTGRPLAAGDPLGTGGTEGIAAAERWMAEHRVTRFAESGTGRLLEGSVLLRQDGRPGLHTVLDGVGELFVAGAAVDWAAVFTGTGARRTALPTYPFQRERYWPAGPGDTAHRGPDVTEHALLGAPVVVAGRDELVFTSHLSLATHPWLAEHVVGNVPVLSGPALVDLAIRAGDTAACPELAELTITEPLVLPGEGGVRLQVVTGAPGEAGRRTVAVYTRPADGPDDGPTGEWTCHATGTLAPGTGRPEADPAVWPPSGATPVDWAYEDLADAGHRYGPLFQGLESVLRRGEELFAEVRLPERAAVGAGGFGIHPALLEAAVQPLLLGAADVAPDGTARLPLAWEGVALHAGEATVLRVRLTPAGPDAFRLDAVDEAGLPVLTAESVRPAPVRLTRREGTAPASFATASLFTLRWTPVAPVSDDEPESLLALLGEDTGGLAALAPLRFGDIEEAAASYTPWDVLLAQPSRPGTAGDQAAEVHRAVHSALGAAQSWLAQENLPDNRLVVVTRGAMAVEAEDDVRDPAGAAVWGLLRSAQAENPDRIVLVDLDDDPASAELLFVAAQTGEPQLAVRAGRMLAPRLAAAAAPDREPAVPVVAGGTVVVTGADGPLGALFARHLVTAYGVRHLVLACPQGTDSPAARLAEELAALGATARVTACDPADRAAVREMLADIPPGHPLTGIVHTENALDDGVFTALTADRVTRVLRPKADGAWHLHELTADAPPPLFVLFSSVVGMLGSAGQANFAAANAFLDALAAHRRARGLPAVSVAWGRMVDGGQSGLRMIAGDEACSLFDAALATGHAVVAPAPLDLAALRRDTAQVPTVLRALVPRGERRRASAGRPADRFAQLTRAEAESRLRELVRAEAAGVLGHATPENLQWEVSFRDSGFDSLSAVQFRNRLSEQTGLSLPTTLVFDYASPGVLVDHLLERLAVTDGVSHRSALAELDRLEAVLMAVPADRAGRTDQEDSADTEIAARLTAILSRWNKARTPARPDTGPGTGETDLADATESEVLDFIDRELGRSSVHPTR; encoded by the coding sequence ATGTCCAACGAGCAGAAGCTGCGAGAGTATCTGAGGCGGGTCACGACGGACCTGCAGCGAGCACAGCGCGAGCTGCGCGACGCCGAGGCCGTCGCCCGGGAACCGATCGCGATCGTCGGCATGGCCGGCCGCTTCCCCGGCGGCGCCGGCACCCCCGAGGGACTGTGGGAACTGGTCCGCGACGGCCGGGAGGCCCTCACGGACTTCCCCGCCGACCGCGGCTGGGACCTCGACCGGCTGTCCGACCCGGATCCCGCCACGCCGGGCACCACCTACCTCACACGCGGCGGCTTCCTGCCCGACGCCGGCCACTTCGACGCCGAGTTCTTCGGGATCTCGCCGCGGGAGGCGCTGGCGATGGACCCCCAGCAGCGGCTGCTGCTGGAAGCCTCCTGGGAGGCGCTGGAGAGCGCCCGCATCGACCCGGCCTCGCTGCGGGGCAGCTCGGCCGGCGTGTTCGTCGGCGTGATCCCGCAGGAGTACATGCCGCGGGCCGGGGAGACGCCCGAGGAGCTGGAAGGCTTCGTCCTCACCGGCGGCACCACCAGTGTCGCCTCGGGCCGGATCGCCTACGTGCTGGGACTGCTGGGACCGGCGGTGACCCTGGACACGGCGTGCTCGTCGTCGCTGGTCTCGGTCCACCTCGCGGAGCAGTCGCTGCGGAGCGGGGAGTGCGAGATCGCGCTGGCGGGCGGCGCCACCGTGATGGCCGGCCCCAGCGTGTTCGTGGAGTTCTCCCGGCAGCGGGGCCTGGCCCGGGACGGCCGCTGCAAGGCGTTCGCCGCCGGCGCGGACGGCACCGGCTTCTCGGAGGGCGTCGGCGTCCTGGTGCTGGCGCGGCTGTCGGAGGCGCGTCGCCGGGGGCTGCCGGTGCTGGCGGTGATCCGGGGCAGCGCGGTGAACTCCGACGGGGCGTCGAACGGGCTGACCGCGCCGAACGGGCCGTCGCAGCAGCGGGTGATCCGCCAGGCCCTCGCCAACGCGGCACTCGCGCCCGCGGACATCGACGTGGTGGAAGGACACGGCACGGGTACGCGGCTGGGTGACCCGATCGAGGCGCAGGCGCTGCTTGCGACGTACGGGCAGTCCCGGCCGGAGGGGCGGCCGCTGCTGCTGGGGTCGTTGAAGTCGAACATCGGGCACACGCAGGCCGCGGCGGGGGTGGCCGGTGTGATCAAGCTGGTGATGGCGATGCGGCACGGGGTGGTTCCCCGGACGCTGCACGTGGACGAGCCGACGCCCGCCGTGGACTGGTCGGCGGGGTCGGTGGAGCTGGTGACCGAGGCGCGTCCCTGGCCGGAGACGGGCCGGCCGAGGCGGGCGGCGGTCTCCTCCTTCGGGATCAGCGGCACCAACGCCCATCTCATCCTCGAACAGGCACCCGAGGAGCAGGCATCCCAGTCCGGCCCCGGACCGGCCCGGGAGCCTGGCCCCGAACCGGCCCCGGAATCCGTCCCCGAACCGGCCGCGGTACCGGTGCCGGTGGTGGTGTCGGGGCGTTCGGTGGGGGCGTTGCGGGGGTTGGCGGGGCGGTTGGTGTCGTTGGTGGAGGGTGGGGTGCCGTTGGGGGATGTGGGGTTGTCGCTGGCGGTGTCGCGGTCGGTGTTCGAGCACCGTGGGGTGGTGGTGGCGGCCGGGCGTGAGGAGTTGGTGTCGGGTCTGCGGGTGCTGGCCGGTGGTGGTTCGGGTGCGGGTGTGGTGTCGGGGGTGGCGGGTGAGGGGCGTACGGCGTTCTTGTTCACCGGTCAGGGTGCGCAGCGGGCGGGGATGGGGCGGGAGCTGTATGAGGTGTTCCCGGTGTTCGCGTCGGCGTTCGATGAGGTGTGTGCGGGGTTCGGGGGGTTGTTGCCGGGGTCGTTGCGGGAGGTCGTCTTCGGTGGGCGGGGGCTGGATGAGACGGGGTGGACGCAGCCGGCGTTGTTCGCGGTGGAGGTGGCGTTGTTCCGGCTGGTGGAGTCGTGGGGGGTGCGGCCGGATTTCGTGACGGGGCATTCGGTGGGGGAGCTGGCGGCGGCGCATGTGGCGGGGGTGTTGTCGCTGGGGGATGCGTGCCGGGTGGTGGCGGCGCGGGGGCGGTTGATGCAGGCGTTGCCGTCGGGTGGGGTGATGGTGGCGGTGGAGGCCGGTGAGGCCGAGGTGGCTGAGGTGTTGCGGGGGCGGGAGTCGCGGGTGGGGATCGCGGCGGTGAACGGTCCGTCGTCGGTGGTGGTGTCGGGTGCTGCCGAGGTGGTGGCCGAGGTGGTGGCGGTGTTGCGCCGGCGGGGGTGCCGGACGCGGCGGTTGTCGGTCAGTCATGCGTTTCATTCGCCGTTGATGGATCCGGTGGTGGAGGAGTTCGCCTCGGTGGTGGGGGCGGTGGAGCTGGCGGAGCCGGTGATCGCGATGGCCGGTGGTGAGGGGGTGTGTTCGGCGCGGTACTGGGCGGAGCATGTGCGTCGGCCGGTGCGGTTCGCCGATCATGTGGCGTGGTTGCGTGAGCGGGGTGTGACGCGGTTCGTGGAGGTGGGGCCGGAGGGGGTGTTGAGCGCGCTGGGTCCGCAGAGTGCTCCGGACGCGGTGTTCGTGGCGTTGCAGCAGCGTGAGGGGTCGCAGGTCCGTGGGGTGCTGACGGGGCTGGCCCGGTTGCACGCGGTGGGGCACACGGTGGACTGGTCGCGTCTGTTCGCCGGGACGGGCGCGGCGCTGGTCGATCTGCCGACCTATCCCTTCCAGCACCAGCCCTACTGGCTGCCCCAGGCGTCGTCGGGCGACGTGGTCGCGGCGGGGCAGACGGCCGCGAGCCACCCGATGCTGGACGCGGTGGTGCGCGTCGCCGGCGCCGACGAGGTGGTGTTCACCGGACGCCTCACCGCGCGGACGCACACCTGGATCACCGAACACGAACTGGGCGGCCGGGCCCTGGTCCCCGGCACCGCACTGATCGACATGGCCCTCTGGGCCGGCGACGAGACCGGCTGCGCCGGTGTGACCGAGATGGTCGTCACCGCGCCGCTGGTGATCCCCGGGACGGGCGGCGTGCGGATCCAGCTCGTGGTCAAGGAGCCCGGGGACACCGGGCACCGGCCGTTCGCCATCCACTCCTGCCGGGACGACGACCAGGAGTGGACCTGCCACGCCACCGGCACGCTCGCCCCCTCCGCCCCGCAGCCGCGCTTCGACCTGAGCCAGTGGCCGCCGCCCGGCGCCCGGCCCGTGCCGACGGACGGGTTCTACGACCGGCTCGCCGAGCACGGGTACGTCTACGGCCCGACGTTCCGCGGGCTGCGGACGCTGTGGCGCCGCGACGGCTCCGCCGGCGCCGAGTTCTTCGCCGAGGTGGCGCTGCCGGACGGCACCGACACGGCGCGCTTCGGGATCCACCCCGCCCTGTTCGACGCGGCCATCCATCCGCGCGTGGTCGCCGCGATCGCCGACGCGGGCGACGACTTCACCCTCCTGCTGCCGTTCGTGTGGAACGGCATCAGCCTCTACGCCACCGGTGCGTCCTCCCTGCGGGTACGGGTGCTCATCGGCGACGAGAGCGAGGGCGGGACCTCCTGCGAGGTCCAGCTCGCCGACGACAGGGGCCGACCGGTCGCCGAGGTGCGGTCGGTGGAGGCGCGCCCGGTGTCGGCCGCACCGCAGGAGACGGCCGGATCGCTGTTCGCGGTGGACTGGACCCCCGTCGAGGTGGGCCCGCAGGGGCCGGCCGGGCGCTGGGCCCTGCTCGGCACCCACGATCCCGCGCTCGGCGAAGCGCTCGGCGCCGACCACCGCGAGACGCTCGCGGAGGCGGCCGGGGCCGACGTGCTGGTCGTTCTCCCCACCGCGGAACGGGACGGCGACGTCCTCGCGGCGGTGCACGACACGGCCGCCGAGACGCTGGACCTGGTGCGCGCCTGGCTGGCCGACGACCGGTTCCTGTCGAGCCGCCTCCTCGCGGTGACCCGGGGCGCGGTGGCGACGGGCGAGGAGGGCGCCGCCGACGCCGCCCCGGACCTCGCGGGCGCCGCCGTATGGGGTCTGCTGCGGTCCGCGCAGTCGGAGCACCCCGGCCGGATCGTGCTGGCCGACATCGACGACGACCCCGCCTCGCTCGCGGTCCTGCCCGCCGTGCCGGCGTCGGGCCACGACCAGGTCGCGGTCCGTGCCGGTGCGGTCCTCGTGCCGCGCCTGGCGCCGCTGCCCGCGTCGGACACCGCGGGGCCGGAGCCCGATCCGGACGGCACCGTCCTCGTCACCGGCGGCACCGGAGCGCTGGGCGCCCTGTTCGCCCGGCACCTGGTCGCCCACCACGGCGTCACCCGCCTGCTCCTGACCAGCCGCCGCGGCCCCGACGCCCCCGGCGCCCAGGACCTGGCCGCCGAACTCACCGCACTGGGCGCCACCGTACGGATCGCCGCCTGCGACGCCGCCGACCGCACCGCACTGGCCGCCCTGCTCGACACCGTCCCGCCACAGCACCCCCTCACCGGCGTCGTGCACACCGCCGGCGTCCTCGACGACGGCATCGTCACCGCCCTCACCCCCGACCGCCTCGCCACCGTCCTGCGCCCCAAAGCCGACGCCGCCTGGCACCTGCACGAACTCACCCGCGACCACCCCCTCACGATGTTCGTGCTCTTCTCCTCGCTCGCCGGCACGCTGGGCAACCCGGGGCAGGCCAACTACTCGGCCGCCAACCACGTCCTCGACGCGCTCGCCCAGCACCGCCACGCCCACGGCCTGCCCGCCGTCTCGCTGGGCTGGGGGCTGTGGTCCGCGGAGGGTGGTATGCAGGCCGGGGCCACCGAAGCCGGTCACCTGCGGCACACGGGCATGCGGCCGCTGGACGCGCGGGCCGGAACCGCGCTGTTCGACCGGGCGCTGGCACTGAACCGCCCCGTGACCCTGCCCGCGCGGCTCGACCTGAGGACGCTGCGGGCCGGGCCGGCACCGGTACCGGCGATGCTGCGCGGCCCGGCCGGCCGCCCGGCCCGCCGGGTGGTCCGGCCGGGCTCGGGCGATGCGGGCTCGCCGGCCGAGTGGCTGGCCGCGCTGCCCCGGCACGAGCGGCAGGAGCGGATCGCCGACCTGGTACGGACCGAGGTGGCCGCGGTGCTCGGCTTCGGCGCGGGGGAGCGGATCAGCGGGACCCTGCCGTTCCGGGAACTCGGCTTCGACTCGCTGACCGCCGTGGAACTGCGCAACCGGCTGGCCGAGACCACCGGCCTCCGGCTCTCGCCCGGGGTGGTCTTCGACCACCCGACGGTCCCCGCGCTCGCCGAGCACCTGCTGTCCGAACTGAGCGGTGACCTGCCGGACCCCGCCGCCGCGCCGGCCGCCGGGCCCGGCGGCGACGACGAGCCCGTCGCGATCGTCGGGATGGCGTGCCGCTTCCCCGGCGGTGCCGGCACGCCCGAGGCGCTGTGGCGGCTGGTCGCCGACGGGGTGGACGCGATATCGGAGATGCCGGACGACCGCGGCTGGGACATCGAGCGGCTCTGGGACCCGGACCCGGACAAGCCGGGCACGTTCTATCCGCGGGCCGGCGGATTCGTCTACGACGCCGCCGAGTTCGACGCCGGCTTCTTCGGGATCTCGCCGCGGGAGGCGCTGGCGATGGACCCCCAGCAGCGGCTGCTGCTGGAGACCTCGTGGGAGGCGCTGGAGAACGGCGGCATCGACCCGCAGTCGCTGCGGGGCAGCGACACCGGCGTCTACACCGGCCTGACCGCGCAGGAGTACGGGACCGGCGCCGACGCCGCCGAGGCGGGCGCCGAAGGGTATCTGCTGACCGGCTCCACGACGTCCTTCGGGTCCGGCCGGATCTCCTACACCCTCGGCCTTGAAGGCCCGACGATGTCCATCGACACCGCCTGCTCGTCGGCTCTGGTGTCGGTGCACCTGGCCGCCGGCGCGCTGCGCGGCGGCGAGTGCTCCCTCGCACTGGCGGGCGGGGCGACGGTGATGGCGCAGCCCATCGGCTTCATCGAGTTCTCCCGGCAGCGGACCCTCGCCCCCGACAGCAGGTCCAAGGCGTTCGCCGAGTCCGCGGACGGCACCGGCTGGTCCGAGGGCGTGGGCGTGTTCGTGCTGGAGCGGCTCTCCGACGCCCGGCGCAACGGACACCCGGTGCTGGCCGTGCTGCGCGGCAGCGCCGTCAACTCCGACGGCGCCTCCAACGGCCTGACCGCGCCCAACGGCCCCTCGCAGCAACGGGTCATCCGGCAGGCGCTGGCCAACGCCGGGCTCGCACCGTCCGAGGTGGACCTGCTGGAGGCGCACGGGACCGGCACCCGGCTCGGCGACCCGATCGAGGCCGAGGCCCTGATGGCGACCTACGGCCGGGACCGGCCGGCCGGCCGCCCGCTGTGGCTCGGATCGGTGAAGTCCAACATCGGGCACACCCAGCACGCCGCCGGGGCCGGCGGACTGATCAAGGCGGTCATGGCCCTCCGGCACGGCCTGATGCCGAAGACCCTCCACGTGGACAAGCCGACGTCCGCGGTGGACTGGTCGTCCGGCGCGGTCGAGCTGCTGACCGAGGCCCGCCCGTGGCCCGAGCTCGACCGGCCGCGCCGGGCCGCGGTGTCCGCCTTCGGGATGAGCGGCACCAACGCGCACGTCATCGTGGAAGAGGCACCCGACGAGCCGGCCCCGTCCCCGGCCGCGGTGTCCCTGCCGGTGGTGCCGTGGGTGCTGTCGGCCAAGTCCCCGCAGGCACTGCGCGCACAGGCCACCCGCCTGCTCGCCCTGGTCGACTCCGGCACCGCGCCCGACCCGCTCGACATCGGCTACTCACTGGCCACCCGGACGGTGTTCGACCATCGCGCGGTGCTCGTCACCGGCGGCGGCGCCCAGGCGCTGACCGGGCTGCGGGCGATCGCCGAGGGCGAGGCACCCGCCGCCGCGGACGGCCGGACCGCGTACCTGTTCACGGGCCGGCCCGCCGACGGGTTCCACCGAGACCTGTACGCGGCCTCGCCGGTGTACGCCGAGGCGTTCGACGACCTCCTGGCCGGGCTCGGCACGCAGGGCGAGGAGGTGACCGCGCTCGCCGCCGAGGTGGCCCTGTTCCGCCTGCTCGAATCCTGGGGCGTCGCCTTCGGCTGCGTCGCCGGGACCGGCATCGGCGAGGCCGCCGCCGCGTACGTCGCCGGGGCGCTCCCGGCGGCCGACGCCGGACGGCTGGTGACGGCCGGGGAGCGGGCCGGAGTGACGTGCGCCGCCCCGCGGATCCCGGTGGTGTCGCTGCGCACCGGCCGCCCGCTCGCCGCCGGAGACCCGCTGGGCACGGGGGGCACCGAAGGGATCGCCGCCGCCGAGCGGTGGATGGCCGAGCACCGCGTGACCCGGTTCGCCGAGTCCGGCACCGGGCGGCTGCTCGAAGGTTCGGTGCTCCTGCGCCAGGACGGCCGGCCCGGACTGCACACCGTGCTCGACGGCGTGGGAGAGCTGTTCGTCGCCGGGGCGGCCGTCGACTGGGCGGCCGTGTTCACCGGCACGGGAGCCCGCCGCACGGCCCTGCCCACGTACCCCTTCCAGCGCGAGCGGTACTGGCCGGCCGGGCCCGGGGACACCGCGCACCGCGGCCCCGACGTCACGGAGCACGCCCTGCTCGGTGCCCCCGTCGTGGTGGCGGGCCGGGACGAGCTGGTGTTCACCAGCCACCTGTCGCTCGCCACCCACCCCTGGCTGGCCGAGCACGTCGTCGGCAATGTGCCGGTACTGTCCGGCCCGGCCCTGGTGGACCTGGCGATCCGGGCCGGTGACACGGCCGCCTGCCCGGAGCTGGCGGAGCTCACGATCACCGAGCCGCTCGTCCTGCCCGGCGAGGGCGGCGTGCGGCTGCAGGTGGTCACCGGCGCCCCCGGCGAGGCCGGGCGGCGAACGGTCGCGGTCTACACCCGGCCCGCCGACGGGCCGGACGACGGCCCGACGGGGGAGTGGACCTGCCACGCCACCGGGACACTCGCCCCCGGCACCGGCCGGCCGGAGGCCGATCCGGCCGTGTGGCCACCGTCCGGAGCCACGCCGGTGGACTGGGCCTACGAGGACCTCGCCGACGCGGGGCACCGGTACGGCCCGCTCTTCCAGGGCCTGGAGTCCGTGCTGCGCCGGGGGGAGGAGCTGTTCGCCGAGGTCCGCCTGCCCGAACGGGCGGCCGTCGGCGCCGGTGGTTTCGGCATCCACCCGGCCCTGCTGGAGGCCGCCGTACAGCCGCTGCTGCTCGGCGCCGCCGACGTCGCGCCGGACGGCACGGCCCGCCTGCCGCTCGCCTGGGAAGGCGTCGCGCTGCACGCCGGTGAGGCGACGGTCCTGCGGGTGCGCCTGACCCCCGCCGGGCCGGACGCGTTCCGGCTCGACGCGGTCGACGAGGCCGGGCTGCCGGTGCTGACGGCCGAGTCGGTGCGCCCGGCCCCGGTGCGCCTCACCCGGCGGGAGGGCACGGCGCCCGCGTCGTTTGCGACGGCTTCGCTGTTCACCCTGCGGTGGACCCCTGTCGCGCCGGTGTCCGACGACGAGCCGGAGAGCCTGCTCGCCCTGCTCGGCGAGGACACCGGCGGCCTCGCCGCGCTCGCGCCGCTGCGGTTCGGCGACATCGAGGAGGCCGCGGCGTCCTACACCCCGTGGGACGTCCTGCTGGCCCAGCCGTCGCGGCCGGGCACGGCCGGTGACCAGGCGGCCGAGGTGCACCGGGCCGTCCACAGCGCGCTCGGCGCGGCGCAGTCCTGGCTGGCGCAGGAGAACCTGCCCGACAACCGCCTGGTCGTGGTGACCAGGGGAGCGATGGCCGTCGAGGCGGAGGACGACGTCCGCGACCCGGCGGGCGCCGCGGTGTGGGGCCTGCTGCGGTCGGCCCAGGCCGAGAACCCCGACCGGATCGTGCTGGTCGACCTGGACGACGACCCGGCCTCCGCCGAGCTGCTCTTCGTCGCGGCCCAGACCGGGGAGCCCCAACTGGCCGTCCGCGCCGGGCGCATGCTCGCCCCGCGGCTGGCGGCGGCGGCCGCGCCGGACCGGGAGCCGGCGGTGCCGGTGGTGGCCGGCGGGACCGTGGTGGTCACCGGCGCCGACGGGCCGCTGGGCGCGCTCTTCGCCCGGCATCTGGTCACCGCGTACGGGGTACGGCACCTGGTGCTCGCCTGCCCGCAGGGGACCGACTCGCCCGCCGCGCGGCTGGCGGAGGAACTGGCCGCTCTGGGCGCGACGGCCCGGGTGACGGCCTGCGACCCGGCCGACCGGGCGGCCGTGCGCGAGATGCTCGCGGACATCCCGCCCGGCCACCCGCTCACCGGGATCGTGCACACCGAGAACGCCCTGGACGACGGGGTCTTCACCGCGCTGACCGCCGACCGCGTCACCCGGGTGCTGCGGCCCAAGGCGGACGGCGCCTGGCACCTGCACGAACTCACCGCGGACGCCCCGCCCCCACTCTTCGTGCTGTTCTCCTCGGTGGTCGGCATGCTCGGCAGCGCCGGGCAGGCCAACTTCGCCGCGGCCAACGCCTTCCTGGACGCGCTGGCCGCCCATCGCCGGGCCCGGGGCCTGCCCGCGGTGTCGGTGGCCTGGGGGCGGATGGTCGACGGCGGGCAGTCCGGCCTGCGGATGATCGCCGGAGACGAGGCGTGCTCACTGTTCGACGCCGCGCTCGCCACCGGGCACGCCGTGGTGGCGCCGGCACCGCTGGACCTGGCGGCGCTGCGCCGCGACACCGCGCAGGTCCCCACCGTGCTGCGCGCACTGGTGCCGCGCGGTGAGCGCCGCCGGGCGAGCGCCGGCCGGCCCGCCGACCGGTTCGCGCAGCTGACCAGGGCCGAGGCCGAGTCCCGCCTGCGGGAGCTGGTGCGCGCGGAGGCGGCCGGGGTGCTCGGCCACGCGACGCCGGAGAACCTGCAATGGGAGGTGTCCTTCCGGGACTCCGGATTCGACTCGCTCTCCGCCGTGCAGTTCCGCAACCGGCTGAGCGAGCAGACCGGTCTGTCCCTGCCGACCACGCTGGTCTTCGACTACGCCTCGCCCGGTGTGCTCGTGGACCACCTGCTGGAGCGGCTCGCCGTCACCGACGGCGTCAGCCACCGCTCGGCACTGGCCGAACTGGACAGGCTGGAGGCCGTCCTGATGGCCGTCCCGGCGGACCGGGCGGGCCGGACGGACCAGGAGGACTCCGCGGACACGGAGATCGCCGCCCGGCTCACCGCGATCCTCTCCCGCTGGAACAAGGCCCGGACCCCCGCGCGGCCCGACACGGGCCCCGGCACCGGCGAGACCGACCTGGCCGACGCAACCGAGAGCGAGGTCCTGGACTTCATCGACCGGGAACTGGGCCGCTCTTCCGTACACCCGACCCGCTGA